The following proteins come from a genomic window of Aspergillus luchuensis IFO 4308 DNA, chromosome 3, nearly complete sequence:
- the kexA gene encoding serine-type carboxypeptidase kexA (BUSCO:EOG092623WR;~COG:O;~EggNog:ENOG410PGB2;~InterPro:IPR018202,IPR001563,IPR033124,IPR029058;~MEROPS:MER0000413;~PFAM:PF00450;~SECRETED:SignalP(1-34);~TransMembrane:1 (n17-27c34/35o522-539i);~go_function: GO:0004185 - serine-type carboxypeptidase activity [Evidence IEA];~go_process: GO:0006508 - proteolysis [Evidence IEA]) → MVSLSSRGETTSIPSMASWLISTLLFLSPSLVSAKSAADYYVHSLPGAPEGPLLKMHAGHIEVDPQNNGNLFFWHYQNRHIANRQRTVIWLNGGPGCSSMDGALMEVGPYRLKDNETLTYNEGSWDEFANLLFVDQPVGTGFSYVNTDSYLHELDEMSAQFIVFLEEWFRLFPEYERDDIYIAGESYAGQHIPYIAKAIQERNKNVQGKTIASWNLKGLLIGNGWISPNEQYMSYLPYAYEEGLIKEGSRVAKELEVLQSVCKSRLETGKNKVHLNDCEKVMNALLDKTVEDNQCLNMYDIRLRDTTDACGMNWPTDLEDVKPYLQREDVVKALNINPEKKSGWVECSGAVSSAFNPQKSPPSVQLLPGLLESGLQILLFSGDKDLICNHVGTEQLINNMKWNGGTGFETSPGVWAPRHDWSFEGEPAGIYQYARNLTYVLIYNASHMVPYDLPRQSRDMLDRFMNVDIASIGGSPADSRIDGEKLPQTSVGGHPNSTAAEEQEKERIKETEWKAYAKSGEAVLVVVIIGVLVWGFFIWRSRRRHQGYRGVWHKDMSGSSVLERFHNKRTGGADVEAGDFDEAELDDLHSPGLEREHYAVGEDSDEDDISRQHSRQASRAGGNHNLS, encoded by the exons ATGGTCTCTTTATCATCCCGCGGGGAGACCACTTCAATTCCCTCAATGGCGTCCTGGTTGATCTCAACGCTCCTTTTTCTGAGCCCGTCCTTGGTATCAGCCAAGTCGGCAGCAGACTATTATGTTCACTCCTTGCCCGGTGCCCCCGAGGGGCCCTTGCTGAAGATGCATGCTGG CCATATCGAGGTGGATCCACAGAACAATGGAAACCTTTTCTTTTGGCACTATCAGAATCGCCATATCGCCAATCGCCAACGAACCGTGATCTGGCTGAACGGTGGGCCCGGATGTAGTTCCATGGACGGCGCATTGATGGAGGTCGGTCCGTATCGTCTGAAGGACAATGAAACCTTGACCTATAATGAGGGTTCATGGGACGAATTCGCCAATTTGTTGTTTGTCGATCAGCCAGTTGGAACGGGGTTCAGTTACGTCAACACGGACAGTTATCTCCATGAGCTCGATGAGATGTCGGCTCAGTTCATTGTCTTCCTGGAAGAGTGGTTCAGATTATTTCCGGAGTATGAACGCGATGAT ATCTACATTGCCGGCGAGTCTTACGCCGGTCAGCATATTCCATACATCGCCAAAGCCATTCAGGAACGCAATAAGAATGTTCAAGGAAAGACCATCGCTTCATGGAATCTGAAAGGTCTATTGATTGGCAATGGTTGGATTTCTCCAAATGAACAGTACATGTCCTACTTACCCTACGCATATGAAGAAGGCCTTATCAAGGAAGGCAGCCGGGTCGCGAAGGAACTCGAGGTTCTGCAGTCAGTCTGCAAGTCCCGGTTGGAAACGGGCAAGAACAAGGTCCATCTGAACGATTGCGAAAAGGTCATGAATGCTCTGTTGGATAAGACGGTCGAAGACAACCAATGTCTCAACATGTATGATATCCGCCTTCGTGACACCACCGACGCATGCGGTATGAACTGGCCGACCGATCTGGAGGACGTGAAGCCTTACCTGCAGCGAGAAGATGTGGTTAAAGCCCTTAACATTAATccggagaagaagtctgGCTGGGTGGAGTGCTCAGGAGCAGTGAGCAGCGCCTTCAATCCGCAAAAGTCCCCACCCTCGGTTCAACTACTTCCTGGCTTGCTGGAATCGGGCCTTCAAATCCTTCTTTTCAGCGGAGACAAGGACTTAATTTGCAACCATGTCGGAACGGAAcagctcatcaacaacatgaaGTGGAACGGGGGCACCGGTTTCGAGACCTCACCCGGCGTCTGGGCTCCTCGACACGACTGGAGTTTCGAAGGCGAGCCGGCTGGTATCTATCAATATGCCAGGAACTTGACCTATGTGCTCATCTACAACGCAAGTCACATGGTTCCCTACGACCTTCCCCGTCAGAGCCGGGACATGCTAGATCGCTTCATGAATGTCGATATCGCGAGCATCGGAGGCAGCCCCGCCGACTCGCGCATTGACGGCGAGAAGCTGCCCCAGACGTCAGTGGGTGGCCATCCTAACAGCACCGCggcggaggagcaggagaaggagaggatcaAGGAGACGGAATGGAAAGCCTACGCCAAGTCAGGTGAAGCCgttctcgtcgtcgtcattaTCGGAGTATTAGTCTggggcttcttcatctggcgCAGCCGCCGGCGCCACCAGGGATACCGGGGCGTCTGGCATAAGGACATGAGCGGAAGCTCTGTTCTCGAGCGATTCCACAACAAGCGCACGGGAGGCGCAGACGTCGAAGCTGGGGATTTCGACGAGGCCGAACTCGATGACCTTCATTCTCCGGGTCTCGAAAGAGAACACTACGCTGTAGGCGAGGacagcgacgaggatgatatCTCGCGACAGCATTCTCGACAGGCCTCCCGAGCTGGGGGCAATCATAATCTATCCTAG
- the cia1 gene encoding iron-sulfur cluster assembly protein CIA1 (COG:S;~EggNog:ENOG410PHHC;~InterPro:IPR036322,IPR001680,IPR020472,IPR028608, IPR017986;~PFAM:PF00400;~go_component: GO:0097361 - CIA complex [Evidence IEA];~go_function: GO:0005515 - protein binding [Evidence IEA];~go_process: GO:0016226 - iron-sulfur cluster assembly [Evidence IEA]) — protein MAAVDHPASSLPHLQLLSDLTPPSLERTWLTAPHPRLPIVATCSSDKTVRVYSLTNFRLLSTISGGHKRSVRTAAWKPHVQGESVLATGSFDATAGIWRRWDSYGQTTGDEGWGLGQEITTKSESQQEQAQETDILRQQQAADNDSDGGADDEDEEWRFAVLLDGHDSEVKSVSWSPSGMLLATCSRDKSIWIWEDLDDGDNNFETVAVMQEHEGDVKCVAWHPVEECLASASYDDTIRIWREDLDDWGQVACLRGHEGTVWFVDWESVENAPVCSEETLLAQWKEDVKRELSGPRIVSCSDDRTVRVWRRQPKEQAATGGTGMPSILRPTGLDETWEEETVLPKVHDLAVYAVAWSKRTGLLASVGADGRIVIYEERLVVDDASAGESQPMDTDPPAAAAKGAVRPEWAVLAVLPGAHGIYEINHVAWAKRADRGRDVSREEEVLVTTADDGSVKVWTVKR, from the coding sequence atggccgCCGTCGACCACCCCGCCTCCTCGCTCCCCCACCTCCAGCTGCTGTCGGATTTGACCCCGCCTTCGCTCGAACGCACCTGGTTAACAGCACCGCACCCCCGACTCCCCATCGTCGCTACCTGCAGCTCCGACAAGACGGTGCGCGTCTACTCCCTGACCAACTTCCggctcctctccaccatctccggcgGACACAAGCGCAGCGTCCGCACAGCAGCATGGAAGCCACATGTCCAGGGCGAGAGCGTGCTCGCAACGGGTAGTTTCGACGCCACCGCGGGGATATGGCGTCGGTGGGACAGTTATGGACAGACGACTGGTGATGAAGGATGGGGATTGGGTCAAGAAATCACCACCAAGAGCGAGTCACAACAAGAGCAAGCGCAAGAAACCGACATTCTCCGTCAACAGCAAGCCGCAGACAACGACAGCGACGGCggtgcagatgatgaagacgaagaatggCGTTTCGCCGTTCTCCTCGACGGACACGACAGCGAAGTCAAATCCGTCTCGTGGTCTCCTTCGGGAATGCTCCTCGCGACATGTTCGCGGGACAAATCAATCTGGATCTGGGAGGATCTGGATGACGGGGACAATAACTTCGAGACGGTTGCGGTGATGCAAGAGCACGAGGGAGATGTCAAGTGTGTGGCGTGGCATCCGGTGGAGGAATGTTTGGCTAGTGCGAGCTACGATGATACAATTCGTATTTGGCGCGAGGATCTGGATGATTGGGGACAGGTTGCTTGTTTGCGGGGTCATGAGGGGACCGTATGGTTTGTTGATTGGGAGAGTGTGGAGAATGCCCCAGTTTGTTCGGAGGAGACGCTGTTGGCGCAGTGGAAGGAGGATGTGAAGAGGGAGTTGTCGGGTCCGCGTATTGTGTCGTGCTCGGATGATCGCACTGTCCGGGTCTGGAGGAGACAGCCTAAGGAGCAGGCTGCTACTGGGGGTACAGGCATGCCGAGTATTTTGCGTCCGACGGGCCTGGATGAGacttgggaggaggagacagTCTTGCCCAAGGTGCATGATCTGGCTGTTTATGCGGTCGCTTGGAGCAAGCGGACGGGATTACTGGCGTCTGTGGGTGCGGATGGTCGCATTGTGATCTATGAGGAGcgcttggtggtggatgatgcttCCGCGGGTGAATCGCAGCCTATGGATACGGATCCgcctgcggcggcggcaaaggGTGCTGTGCGGCCGGAGTGGGCGGTTCTGGCGGTGTTGCCGGGGGCGCATGGCATCTATGAGATTAACCATGTGGCCTGGGCCAAGCGTGCGGATCGTGGTCGTGACGTGAgcagggaggaagaggtctTGGTCACTACCGCTGATGATGGCAGTGTCAAAGTATGGACGGTGAAGCGGTAA